The window GGGTTCGCCGCGGCTGCGGACTACGCGAGCCCGCTTTCGCCTCCCCTGGAGAGCCTCTTTCCCGGGGTGCGGTCCCTGGTGGTGCTGGCCTACCGGGAGCTCTCCACCTGCGAGAGCCCCAGTCCCGAGATCGCCATGACCGGGCGCCTGGAGCTGATGGACTTCATCCGCTCCCACGACTACCAGCTCGCCCGCTACATCGAGCGCGGGGGGGGCAGGGCCATGACCGTGGCGGCCTCGTACCCCATGGTCATGAGCGAGGAGACCAAGGGCAGCGTGGGCGAGGTGAGCCTGCGCCACGCCGCGGTGGCCGCGGGGCTCGGGCGCCTGGGCCGCCATAACCTGGTGCTCCACCCCGAGCTCGGGAGCCGGGTGATCTTCTCCGCGGTGCTCACCGACCTCGAGCTGCCCTCCGACCCGCCGGTGGAGGGGGAGCTGTGCACCCAGTGCGGGCTCTGCGTGGAGGCGTGTCCCTCGGGTGCCTTTGCGGAAGAGGGCAAGACCGAGGTGATGAAGTGCATCAAGGTCTCCCAGCCCTACGGCATCGGCGGAGCCATCCGCTTCTGGTCCAAGTACGCCGAGGCCCCCGTGGCCGAGCGCAAGGCCATGCTCAAGGACACCCACTACTGGCGACTCTACCAGGCCGGCTTCATCGGCTTTCAGTACTTCTGCTTCCGGTGTCTGGCGGCCTGCCCCGAGGGGCGGGGGCGAGGGGAACGGGGCTGATCGGCGGCCTCGGGAGGCGAAGGGGTGGCCATCGAGATCCTGGAGGGGCTCTTCTACTTCGAGCGCGGCTACCTCAGTGGGAACCACTTCGCCTGCCGCGCCGCCGAGCCCGTGCTCATCGACACGGCCTACGCCTCGGAGATCTCCCGGACCCTGGGAAGCCTCGAGACCCTGGGGATTGCGTGGCGCCGCACCCGGCTGATCCTCTCGACCCACGCCCACTGCGACCACGTGGGGGCGAACCGGGCGGTGCAGGAGGCGTCGGGGTGCGACGTGGCGCTCCATCGGGTCGGCAAGGGGTTCCTGGACGCTGGGGACCGCTGGTCTCCCTGGTGGGACTTCTACGGCCAGGAGGCGGCGGCCTTCGACTGCACCCGGGGCCTGGAGGACGGCGAGGAGGTGGCGGTGGGCCCCCACCGGTTCCGGGTGCTCCACACCCCCGGCCACTCGGCCGACGCAATCGTGCTCCACGAGCCCCGGGCCGGCGTGCTCCTCTCCTCGGATACCCTGTGGGAGCGGGACATCCCGGTCGTGACCGAGGCCGTGGAGGGGGAGGGCGCCCTGGAGGCGCTCCTGTGCTCCCTGGAGCGCCTGGCGTCCCTGCACGTCTCGGTCGTCTTTCCGGGCCACGGCCCGCCGTTTGCCGACTTCGGGGGCGCCCTGGAGCGGGCCCGGGCGCGGGTCCGATCCTACCTGGCCGACCGCAGCCGCCTGGGCGAGGATCTCCTCAAGCGCATCC of the Thermodesulfobacteriota bacterium genome contains:
- a CDS encoding 4Fe-4S binding protein; translation: MDKETLRRFALDLGADAVGFAAAADYASPLSPPLESLFPGVRSLVVLAYRELSTCESPSPEIAMTGRLELMDFIRSHDYQLARYIERGGGRAMTVAASYPMVMSEETKGSVGEVSLRHAAVAAGLGRLGRHNLVLHPELGSRVIFSAVLTDLELPSDPPVEGELCTQCGLCVEACPSGAFAEEGKTEVMKCIKVSQPYGIGGAIRFWSKYAEAPVAERKAMLKDTHYWRLYQAGFIGFQYFCFRCLAACPEGRGRGERG
- a CDS encoding MBL fold metallo-hydrolase; this encodes MAIEILEGLFYFERGYLSGNHFACRAAEPVLIDTAYASEISRTLGSLETLGIAWRRTRLILSTHAHCDHVGANRAVQEASGCDVALHRVGKGFLDAGDRWSPWWDFYGQEAAAFDCTRGLEDGEEVAVGPHRFRVLHTPGHSADAIVLHEPRAGVLLSSDTLWERDIPVVTEAVEGEGALEALLCSLERLASLHVSVVFPGHGPPFADFGGALERARARVRSYLADRSRLGEDLLKRILVYTLLMKGPFPEEALWRHLLATPWFPDTVDRYFPGAGEEKYREALEALRRRGAVRVEGGRLSAAVRP